A stretch of Procambarus clarkii isolate CNS0578487 chromosome 80, FALCON_Pclarkii_2.0, whole genome shotgun sequence DNA encodes these proteins:
- the LOC123746312 gene encoding uncharacterized protein isoform X4: MPGSAARGIKRPLAWASNIRPRRKYRLNLSLNQEVEAAVAAGVIQNFDPNSLQYQCVVCSRAGCGDVLPHILSKEHKNSLIWEAIRQSPPSKALLNQMPDVVRAAKLNEEVGAVDKNHFSYRCNICYGKKPFNGVAPLEAHLRGKEHEKSKRNMQYTTHCARTVGEPVQVTAPMQKGSFHLSSFANQTSEYGIPNARASPPEADQHVHAPTPTAGAWLGIPHPPLLSPTDLQRERGGLTMPKTFDSMGKESLSPEAVEAIHSGIVSTSNGLSYYCNACQVPLTGARPLVQHVEGERHKKTARMTLYRQEFPNIAGLTLSPDPKTRLNNPSIVPPADKKIDGKMTFPWTVIVCRDPIQPSEKIYRNLSFPRGLVSIFNYQFSGEHMRFGAKRDTINLKTLFTMMGYRVEVYDDLTGEGTLNKLRNIQSDECLKDYDSFILIVLSHGKEDTVFYTNGYGPNQMQEMSLNELRNYFTDKACPSLKSKPKIFLANFCRGKLREESRNPLTSDFVETSTEAAPQDMTTIYASINNFGALRDPEKGTVFVQSLCEVLAKHSHNTQLADLYLELCKTMKDKDGTTPENQLYNFKHFYFNPVN, encoded by the exons ATGCCAGGATCTGCTGCCCGCGGCATAAAGAGACCTCTTGCTTGGGCGTCCAACATCCGCCCTCGTCGCAAGTATAGACTCAACCTATCGCTTAACCAG GAGGTAGAAGCAGCTGTGGCAGCTGGTGTGATACAGAATTTCGACCCCAATAGCTTGCAGTATCAGTGTGTGGTATGTTCACGGGCAGGCTGTGGTGATGTCCTTCCCCACATCTTGAGCAAGGAACACAAGAACAGCCTCATCTGGGAGGCCATccgacagtctccaccctcaaaggctctcctgaacCAAATGCCAGATGTAGTTCGCGCTGCAAAGCTCAATGAGGAGGTTGGGGCCGTGGACAAGAACCATTTTTCATACAGGTgcaatatttgctatggaaagaaACCTTTTAATGGGGTGGCACCTCTTGAAGCTCATCTTAGAGGCAAGGAACATGAAAAGTCCAAGAGAAACATGCAGTACACAACACACTGTGCTCGAACTGTTGGAGAGCCAGTCCAAGTTACAGCTCCCATGCAGAAGGGTTCCTTCCATTTAAGTAGCTTCGCAAATCAAACCTCAGAATATGGCATCCCCAATGCCAGAGCATCTCCTCCAGAAGCAGACCAGCATGTACATGCACCCACACCCACAGCAGGAGCTTGGCTCGGGATCCCACATCCACCATTGCTTTCACCAACAGACTTACAA AGAGAGCGAGGAGGCCTCACTATGCCGAAGACATTCGACTCCATGGGTAAGGAGTCACTCTCCCCTGAAGCTGTTGAGGCCATCCACTCTGGCATAGTGTCAACTAGTAATGGGCTCTCTTACTATTGCAATGCATGTCAGGTGCCTTTGACAGGTGCCAGGCCCTTGGTGCAGCatgttgagggggagaggcacaaGAAGACTGCCAGGATGACATTGTATCGTCAGGAGTTCCCTAACATAGCAGGCCTGACG CTGTCTCCGGACCCGAAGACTAGGCTCAACAACCCCTCAATAGTGCCGCCTGCTGACAAGAAG ATTGACGGGAAGATGACTTTTCCATGGACTGTGATAGTGTGTCGTGATCCCATACAGCCCAGCGAGAAAATCTACAGGAACCTCAGCTTTCCCCGTGGCTTAGTTAGCATCTTCAATTACCAGTTCTCTGGCGAGCATATGCGGTTTGGAGCGAAAAGAGACACCATCAACCTTAAGACACTATTTACTATGATGGGTTATCGTGTTGAAGTGTATGATGACCTTACCGGAGAAGGAACATTGAATAAGCTCAGGAATATTCAATCAGATGAGTGTCTTAAGGATTATGATTCCTTCATCTTGATTGTTCTCAGCCACGGCAAAGAGGACACGGTGTTCTACACAAATGGCTACGGACCAAACCAGATGCAGGAGATGAGCTTGAACGAATTGCGTAACTACTTCACAGACAAGGCGTGTCCTTCTCTTAAAAGTAAACCAAAGATATTTCTAGCCAATTTTTGTCGAGGAAAGCTTCGGGAGGAATCACGCAACCCCTTGACATCAGACTTTGTTGAAACATCAACTGAGGCAGCTCCTCAGGATATGACAACAATATACGCCAGTATTAACAACTTCGGGGCATTGAGGGATCCTGAAAAGGGCACTGTGTTTGTGCAGTCTCTGTGTGAAGTGCTGGCAAAACACTCCCATAATACCCAGCTTGCCGATCTTTACCTCGAGTTATGCAAAACAATGAAGGACAAGGATGGAACAACTCCAGAGAACCAGCTCTATAATTTCAAACATTTTTATTTCAATCCTGTTAATTGA
- the LOC123746312 gene encoding uncharacterized protein isoform X2, producing the protein MPGSAARGIKRPLAWASNIRPRRKYRLNLSLNQEVEAAVAAGVIQNFDPNSLQYQCVVCSRAGCGDVLPHILSKEHKNSLIWEAIRQSPPSKALLNQMPDVVRAAKLNEEVGAVDKNHFSYRCNICYGKKPFNGVAPLEAHLRGKEHEKSKRNMQYTTHCARTVGEPVQVTAPMQKGSFHLSSFANQTSEYGIPNARASPPEADQHVHAPTPTAGAWLGIPHPPLLSPTDLQRERGGLTMPKTFDSMGKESLSPEAVEAIHSGIVSTSNGLSYYCNACQVPLTGARPLVQHVEGERHKKTARMTLYRQEFPNIAGLTLSPDPKTRLNNPSIVPPADKKLAPDSKNLSNNLQLKLPTNNEIDGKMTFPWTVIVCRDPIQPSEKIYRNLSFPRGLVSIFNYQFSGEHMRFGAKRDTINLKTLFTMMGYRVEVYDDLTGEGTLNKLRNIQSDECLKDYDSFILIVLSHGKEDTVFYTNGYGPNQMQEMSLNELRNYFTDKACPSLKSKPKIFLANFCRGKLREESRNPLTSDFVETSTEAAPQDMTTIYASINNFGALRDPEKGTVFVQSLCEVLAKHSHNTQLADLYLELCKTMKDKDGTTPENQLYNFKHFYFNPVN; encoded by the exons ATGCCAGGATCTGCTGCCCGCGGCATAAAGAGACCTCTTGCTTGGGCGTCCAACATCCGCCCTCGTCGCAAGTATAGACTCAACCTATCGCTTAACCAG GAGGTAGAAGCAGCTGTGGCAGCTGGTGTGATACAGAATTTCGACCCCAATAGCTTGCAGTATCAGTGTGTGGTATGTTCACGGGCAGGCTGTGGTGATGTCCTTCCCCACATCTTGAGCAAGGAACACAAGAACAGCCTCATCTGGGAGGCCATccgacagtctccaccctcaaaggctctcctgaacCAAATGCCAGATGTAGTTCGCGCTGCAAAGCTCAATGAGGAGGTTGGGGCCGTGGACAAGAACCATTTTTCATACAGGTgcaatatttgctatggaaagaaACCTTTTAATGGGGTGGCACCTCTTGAAGCTCATCTTAGAGGCAAGGAACATGAAAAGTCCAAGAGAAACATGCAGTACACAACACACTGTGCTCGAACTGTTGGAGAGCCAGTCCAAGTTACAGCTCCCATGCAGAAGGGTTCCTTCCATTTAAGTAGCTTCGCAAATCAAACCTCAGAATATGGCATCCCCAATGCCAGAGCATCTCCTCCAGAAGCAGACCAGCATGTACATGCACCCACACCCACAGCAGGAGCTTGGCTCGGGATCCCACATCCACCATTGCTTTCACCAACAGACTTACAA AGAGAGCGAGGAGGCCTCACTATGCCGAAGACATTCGACTCCATGGGTAAGGAGTCACTCTCCCCTGAAGCTGTTGAGGCCATCCACTCTGGCATAGTGTCAACTAGTAATGGGCTCTCTTACTATTGCAATGCATGTCAGGTGCCTTTGACAGGTGCCAGGCCCTTGGTGCAGCatgttgagggggagaggcacaaGAAGACTGCCAGGATGACATTGTATCGTCAGGAGTTCCCTAACATAGCAGGCCTGACG CTGTCTCCGGACCCGAAGACTAGGCTCAACAACCCCTCAATAGTGCCGCCTGCTGACAAGAAG CTTGCTCCAGATTCGAAGAATTTGAGTAACAACCTCCAATTGAAGTTGCCAACAAATAATGAG ATTGACGGGAAGATGACTTTTCCATGGACTGTGATAGTGTGTCGTGATCCCATACAGCCCAGCGAGAAAATCTACAGGAACCTCAGCTTTCCCCGTGGCTTAGTTAGCATCTTCAATTACCAGTTCTCTGGCGAGCATATGCGGTTTGGAGCGAAAAGAGACACCATCAACCTTAAGACACTATTTACTATGATGGGTTATCGTGTTGAAGTGTATGATGACCTTACCGGAGAAGGAACATTGAATAAGCTCAGGAATATTCAATCAGATGAGTGTCTTAAGGATTATGATTCCTTCATCTTGATTGTTCTCAGCCACGGCAAAGAGGACACGGTGTTCTACACAAATGGCTACGGACCAAACCAGATGCAGGAGATGAGCTTGAACGAATTGCGTAACTACTTCACAGACAAGGCGTGTCCTTCTCTTAAAAGTAAACCAAAGATATTTCTAGCCAATTTTTGTCGAGGAAAGCTTCGGGAGGAATCACGCAACCCCTTGACATCAGACTTTGTTGAAACATCAACTGAGGCAGCTCCTCAGGATATGACAACAATATACGCCAGTATTAACAACTTCGGGGCATTGAGGGATCCTGAAAAGGGCACTGTGTTTGTGCAGTCTCTGTGTGAAGTGCTGGCAAAACACTCCCATAATACCCAGCTTGCCGATCTTTACCTCGAGTTATGCAAAACAATGAAGGACAAGGATGGAACAACTCCAGAGAACCAGCTCTATAATTTCAAACATTTTTATTTCAATCCTGTTAATTGA
- the LOC123746312 gene encoding uncharacterized protein isoform X1: MPGSAARGIKRPLAWASNIRPRRKYRLNLSLNQEVEAAVAAGVIQNFDPNSLQYQCVVCSRAGCGDVLPHILSKEHKNSLIWEAIRQSPPSKALLNQMPDVVRAAKLNEEVGAVDKNHFSYRCNICYGKKPFNGVAPLEAHLRGKEHEKSKRNMQYTTHCARTVGEPVQVTAPMQKGSFHLSSFANQTSEYGIPNARASPPEADQHVHAPTPTAGAWLGIPHPPLLSPTDLQRERGGLTMPKTFDSMGKESLSPEAVEAIHSGIVSTSNGLSYYCNACQVPLTGARPLVQHVEGERHKKTARMTLYRQEFPNIAGLTLSPDPKTRLNNPSIVPPADKKTALADRKGELQDIWQASYDTRVFSQRSTHSPWQDNYNMTAPTLWNTHSPQQNNFDSMAPSLKSSLPSQEDNYDTTVPSLKTLHTPKQDSYDTMTDSLRHTHSSLPFDPGQQVLIDLSCGKRKVPAIPWDGPYIVQAADETDENVCWVQKVNGKSKKVAWEHCIPYSPQVIHDVNMHQQSEEKVESAIPDSMFDTKGRFTAVSRSEKLLEPQSDPCVETTNLSSVFKEGTVYKRLPALSNLSATSSLHNSPEKSMTQTTVVLSEDGGEIFVYYVDEQCTRLWKPSKVFHTRGTQTDVKPAVLTNAYVQTENRMAPVRRRR; encoded by the exons ATGCCAGGATCTGCTGCCCGCGGCATAAAGAGACCTCTTGCTTGGGCGTCCAACATCCGCCCTCGTCGCAAGTATAGACTCAACCTATCGCTTAACCAG GAGGTAGAAGCAGCTGTGGCAGCTGGTGTGATACAGAATTTCGACCCCAATAGCTTGCAGTATCAGTGTGTGGTATGTTCACGGGCAGGCTGTGGTGATGTCCTTCCCCACATCTTGAGCAAGGAACACAAGAACAGCCTCATCTGGGAGGCCATccgacagtctccaccctcaaaggctctcctgaacCAAATGCCAGATGTAGTTCGCGCTGCAAAGCTCAATGAGGAGGTTGGGGCCGTGGACAAGAACCATTTTTCATACAGGTgcaatatttgctatggaaagaaACCTTTTAATGGGGTGGCACCTCTTGAAGCTCATCTTAGAGGCAAGGAACATGAAAAGTCCAAGAGAAACATGCAGTACACAACACACTGTGCTCGAACTGTTGGAGAGCCAGTCCAAGTTACAGCTCCCATGCAGAAGGGTTCCTTCCATTTAAGTAGCTTCGCAAATCAAACCTCAGAATATGGCATCCCCAATGCCAGAGCATCTCCTCCAGAAGCAGACCAGCATGTACATGCACCCACACCCACAGCAGGAGCTTGGCTCGGGATCCCACATCCACCATTGCTTTCACCAACAGACTTACAA AGAGAGCGAGGAGGCCTCACTATGCCGAAGACATTCGACTCCATGGGTAAGGAGTCACTCTCCCCTGAAGCTGTTGAGGCCATCCACTCTGGCATAGTGTCAACTAGTAATGGGCTCTCTTACTATTGCAATGCATGTCAGGTGCCTTTGACAGGTGCCAGGCCCTTGGTGCAGCatgttgagggggagaggcacaaGAAGACTGCCAGGATGACATTGTATCGTCAGGAGTTCCCTAACATAGCAGGCCTGACG CTGTCTCCGGACCCGAAGACTAGGCTCAACAACCCCTCAATAGTGCCGCCTGCTGACAAGAAG ACAGCTCTGGCAGATCGGAAAGGTGAATTGCAAGATATCTGGCAAGCCAGTTATGATACAAGAGTCTTCAGTCAGAGGAGCACCCATTCCCCTTGGCAAGACAATTACAATATGACAGCCCCCACACTATGGAACACCCATTCCCCTCAGCAAAATAATTTTGATTCAATGGCCCCCAGTCTGAAGAGCAGCCTTCCCTCGCAGGAAGACAATTATGATACAACAGTTCCCAGTCTAAAGACTCTCCATACCCCAAAGCAAGACAGTTATGACACGATGACCGATAGTCTTAGGCACACCCATTCCTCCTTACCCTTCGATCCAGGGCAACAAGTGCTCATTGATCTGTCATGCGGAAAACGTAAGGTGCCTGCTATTCCATGGGATGGGCCTTATATAGTGCAAGCGGCAGACGAGACAGATGAGAATGTCTGCTGGGTACAAAAAGTTAATGGCAAAAGCAAAAAGGTTGCCTGGGAGCACTGCATACCATACTCTCCTCAGGTAATTCATGATGTGAATATGCACCAACAATCAGAGGAGAAAGTTGAGTCGGCCATTCCTGATTCAATGTTTGATACTAAGGGTCGTTTTACTGCTGTGTCAAGATCTGAAAAATTGCTTGAACCTCAATCAGATCCTTGTGTGGAAACTACCAATCTCTCATCAGTGTTTAAAGAAGGTACAGTTTACAAGAGGCTTCCAGCACTTTCTAATCTTAGTGCTACAAGTTCACTGCATAATTCCCCTGAAAAATCAATGACGCAGACCACTGTGGTActcagtgaagatggaggagaaaTATTTGTTTACTATGTCGACGAGCAGTGCACAAGGCTATGGAAACCATCCAAAGTATTTCACACCCGGGGGACCCAAACAGATGTGAAGCCAGCGGTTCTGACCAATGCTTATGTTCAAACAGAAAATAGAATGGCACCTGTTCGCAGACGCAGATGA
- the LOC123746312 gene encoding uncharacterized protein isoform X7, which translates to MTNREVEAAVAAGVIQNFDPNSLQYQCVVCSRAGCGDVLPHILSKEHKNSLIWEAIRQSPPSKALLNQMPDVVRAAKLNEEVGAVDKNHFSYRCNICYGKKPFNGVAPLEAHLRGKEHEKSKRNMQYTTHCARTVGEPVQVTAPMQKGSFHLSSFANQTSEYGIPNARASPPEADQHVHAPTPTAGAWLGIPHPPLLSPTDLQRERGGLTMPKTFDSMGKESLSPEAVEAIHSGIVSTSNGLSYYCNACQVPLTGARPLVQHVEGERHKKTARMTLYRQEFPNIAGLTLSPDPKTRLNNPSIVPPADKKTALADRKGELQDIWQASYDTRVFSQRSTHSPWQDNYNMTAPTLWNTHSPQQNNFDSMAPSLKSSLPSQEDNYDTTVPSLKTLHTPKQDSYDTMTDSLRHTHSSLPFDPGQQVLIDLSCGKRKVPAIPWDGPYIVQAADETDENVCWVQKVNGKSKKVAWEHCIPYSPQVIHDVNMHQQSEEKVESAIPDSMFDTKGRFTAVSRSEKLLEPQSDPCVETTNLSSVFKEGTVYKRLPALSNLSATSSLHNSPEKSMTQTTVVLSEDGGEIFVYYVDEQCTRLWKPSKVFHTRGTQTDVKPAVLTNAYVQTENRMAPVRRRR; encoded by the exons ATGACAAATCGG GAGGTAGAAGCAGCTGTGGCAGCTGGTGTGATACAGAATTTCGACCCCAATAGCTTGCAGTATCAGTGTGTGGTATGTTCACGGGCAGGCTGTGGTGATGTCCTTCCCCACATCTTGAGCAAGGAACACAAGAACAGCCTCATCTGGGAGGCCATccgacagtctccaccctcaaaggctctcctgaacCAAATGCCAGATGTAGTTCGCGCTGCAAAGCTCAATGAGGAGGTTGGGGCCGTGGACAAGAACCATTTTTCATACAGGTgcaatatttgctatggaaagaaACCTTTTAATGGGGTGGCACCTCTTGAAGCTCATCTTAGAGGCAAGGAACATGAAAAGTCCAAGAGAAACATGCAGTACACAACACACTGTGCTCGAACTGTTGGAGAGCCAGTCCAAGTTACAGCTCCCATGCAGAAGGGTTCCTTCCATTTAAGTAGCTTCGCAAATCAAACCTCAGAATATGGCATCCCCAATGCCAGAGCATCTCCTCCAGAAGCAGACCAGCATGTACATGCACCCACACCCACAGCAGGAGCTTGGCTCGGGATCCCACATCCACCATTGCTTTCACCAACAGACTTACAA AGAGAGCGAGGAGGCCTCACTATGCCGAAGACATTCGACTCCATGGGTAAGGAGTCACTCTCCCCTGAAGCTGTTGAGGCCATCCACTCTGGCATAGTGTCAACTAGTAATGGGCTCTCTTACTATTGCAATGCATGTCAGGTGCCTTTGACAGGTGCCAGGCCCTTGGTGCAGCatgttgagggggagaggcacaaGAAGACTGCCAGGATGACATTGTATCGTCAGGAGTTCCCTAACATAGCAGGCCTGACG CTGTCTCCGGACCCGAAGACTAGGCTCAACAACCCCTCAATAGTGCCGCCTGCTGACAAGAAG ACAGCTCTGGCAGATCGGAAAGGTGAATTGCAAGATATCTGGCAAGCCAGTTATGATACAAGAGTCTTCAGTCAGAGGAGCACCCATTCCCCTTGGCAAGACAATTACAATATGACAGCCCCCACACTATGGAACACCCATTCCCCTCAGCAAAATAATTTTGATTCAATGGCCCCCAGTCTGAAGAGCAGCCTTCCCTCGCAGGAAGACAATTATGATACAACAGTTCCCAGTCTAAAGACTCTCCATACCCCAAAGCAAGACAGTTATGACACGATGACCGATAGTCTTAGGCACACCCATTCCTCCTTACCCTTCGATCCAGGGCAACAAGTGCTCATTGATCTGTCATGCGGAAAACGTAAGGTGCCTGCTATTCCATGGGATGGGCCTTATATAGTGCAAGCGGCAGACGAGACAGATGAGAATGTCTGCTGGGTACAAAAAGTTAATGGCAAAAGCAAAAAGGTTGCCTGGGAGCACTGCATACCATACTCTCCTCAGGTAATTCATGATGTGAATATGCACCAACAATCAGAGGAGAAAGTTGAGTCGGCCATTCCTGATTCAATGTTTGATACTAAGGGTCGTTTTACTGCTGTGTCAAGATCTGAAAAATTGCTTGAACCTCAATCAGATCCTTGTGTGGAAACTACCAATCTCTCATCAGTGTTTAAAGAAGGTACAGTTTACAAGAGGCTTCCAGCACTTTCTAATCTTAGTGCTACAAGTTCACTGCATAATTCCCCTGAAAAATCAATGACGCAGACCACTGTGGTActcagtgaagatggaggagaaaTATTTGTTTACTATGTCGACGAGCAGTGCACAAGGCTATGGAAACCATCCAAAGTATTTCACACCCGGGGGACCCAAACAGATGTGAAGCCAGCGGTTCTGACCAATGCTTATGTTCAAACAGAAAATAGAATGGCACCTGTTCGCAGACGCAGATGA
- the LOC123746312 gene encoding uncharacterized protein isoform X8: MDFARMEVEAAVAAGVIQNFDPNSLQYQCVVCSRAGCGDVLPHILSKEHKNSLIWEAIRQSPPSKALLNQMPDVVRAAKLNEEVGAVDKNHFSYRCNICYGKKPFNGVAPLEAHLRGKEHEKSKRNMQYTTHCARTVGEPVQVTAPMQKGSFHLSSFANQTSEYGIPNARASPPEADQHVHAPTPTAGAWLGIPHPPLLSPTDLQRERGGLTMPKTFDSMGKESLSPEAVEAIHSGIVSTSNGLSYYCNACQVPLTGARPLVQHVEGERHKKTARMTLYRQEFPNIAGLTLSPDPKTRLNNPSIVPPADKKLAPDSKNLSNNLQLKLPTNNEIDGKMTFPWTVIVCRDPIQPSEKIYRNLSFPRGLVSIFNYQFSGEHMRFGAKRDTINLKTLFTMMGYRVEVYDDLTGEGTLNKLRNIQSDECLKDYDSFILIVLSHGKEDTVFYTNGYGPNQMQEMSLNELRNYFTDKACPSLKSKPKIFLANFCRGKLREESRNPLTSDFVETSTEAAPQDMTTIYASINNFGALRDPEKGTVFVQSLCEVLAKHSHNTQLADLYLELCKTMKDKDGTTPENQLYNFKHFYFNPVN; this comes from the exons ATGGATTTTGCGAGAATG GAGGTAGAAGCAGCTGTGGCAGCTGGTGTGATACAGAATTTCGACCCCAATAGCTTGCAGTATCAGTGTGTGGTATGTTCACGGGCAGGCTGTGGTGATGTCCTTCCCCACATCTTGAGCAAGGAACACAAGAACAGCCTCATCTGGGAGGCCATccgacagtctccaccctcaaaggctctcctgaacCAAATGCCAGATGTAGTTCGCGCTGCAAAGCTCAATGAGGAGGTTGGGGCCGTGGACAAGAACCATTTTTCATACAGGTgcaatatttgctatggaaagaaACCTTTTAATGGGGTGGCACCTCTTGAAGCTCATCTTAGAGGCAAGGAACATGAAAAGTCCAAGAGAAACATGCAGTACACAACACACTGTGCTCGAACTGTTGGAGAGCCAGTCCAAGTTACAGCTCCCATGCAGAAGGGTTCCTTCCATTTAAGTAGCTTCGCAAATCAAACCTCAGAATATGGCATCCCCAATGCCAGAGCATCTCCTCCAGAAGCAGACCAGCATGTACATGCACCCACACCCACAGCAGGAGCTTGGCTCGGGATCCCACATCCACCATTGCTTTCACCAACAGACTTACAA AGAGAGCGAGGAGGCCTCACTATGCCGAAGACATTCGACTCCATGGGTAAGGAGTCACTCTCCCCTGAAGCTGTTGAGGCCATCCACTCTGGCATAGTGTCAACTAGTAATGGGCTCTCTTACTATTGCAATGCATGTCAGGTGCCTTTGACAGGTGCCAGGCCCTTGGTGCAGCatgttgagggggagaggcacaaGAAGACTGCCAGGATGACATTGTATCGTCAGGAGTTCCCTAACATAGCAGGCCTGACG CTGTCTCCGGACCCGAAGACTAGGCTCAACAACCCCTCAATAGTGCCGCCTGCTGACAAGAAG CTTGCTCCAGATTCGAAGAATTTGAGTAACAACCTCCAATTGAAGTTGCCAACAAATAATGAG ATTGACGGGAAGATGACTTTTCCATGGACTGTGATAGTGTGTCGTGATCCCATACAGCCCAGCGAGAAAATCTACAGGAACCTCAGCTTTCCCCGTGGCTTAGTTAGCATCTTCAATTACCAGTTCTCTGGCGAGCATATGCGGTTTGGAGCGAAAAGAGACACCATCAACCTTAAGACACTATTTACTATGATGGGTTATCGTGTTGAAGTGTATGATGACCTTACCGGAGAAGGAACATTGAATAAGCTCAGGAATATTCAATCAGATGAGTGTCTTAAGGATTATGATTCCTTCATCTTGATTGTTCTCAGCCACGGCAAAGAGGACACGGTGTTCTACACAAATGGCTACGGACCAAACCAGATGCAGGAGATGAGCTTGAACGAATTGCGTAACTACTTCACAGACAAGGCGTGTCCTTCTCTTAAAAGTAAACCAAAGATATTTCTAGCCAATTTTTGTCGAGGAAAGCTTCGGGAGGAATCACGCAACCCCTTGACATCAGACTTTGTTGAAACATCAACTGAGGCAGCTCCTCAGGATATGACAACAATATACGCCAGTATTAACAACTTCGGGGCATTGAGGGATCCTGAAAAGGGCACTGTGTTTGTGCAGTCTCTGTGTGAAGTGCTGGCAAAACACTCCCATAATACCCAGCTTGCCGATCTTTACCTCGAGTTATGCAAAACAATGAAGGACAAGGATGGAACAACTCCAGAGAACCAGCTCTATAATTTCAAACATTTTTATTTCAATCCTGTTAATTGA